From Polynucleobacter difficilis, a single genomic window includes:
- a CDS encoding co-chaperone GroES has translation MNLRPLHDRVIIKRMDQETKTASGIVIPDAAAEKPDQGEVLAVGPGKRDDSGKLNAPDVKVGDRVLFGKYAGQTVKVGADELLVMREEDIMAVVQK, from the coding sequence ATGAATCTACGTCCTTTACATGATCGTGTGATCATCAAGCGTATGGATCAAGAAACCAAGACTGCCTCAGGAATCGTTATTCCCGATGCAGCAGCCGAGAAGCCAGATCAGGGCGAAGTATTAGCCGTAGGTCCAGGCAAGCGCGATGACAGCGGCAAATTAAATGCCCCTGATGTCAAGGTAGGCGACCGTGTGTTGTTTGGTAAATATGCCGGACAAACCGTCAAAGTGGGTGCAGATGAACTTCTCGTTATGCGCGAAGAAGACATCATGGCCGTTGTTCAGAAGTAA
- the groL gene encoding chaperonin GroEL (60 kDa chaperone family; promotes refolding of misfolded polypeptides especially under stressful conditions; forms two stacked rings of heptamers to form a barrel-shaped 14mer; ends can be capped by GroES; misfolded proteins enter the barrel where they are refolded when GroES binds) → MAAKDVVFGDNARTKMVEGVNILANAVKVTLGPKGRNVVMERSFGGPTITKDGVSVAKEIELKDKLQNMGAQMVKEVASKTADIAGDGTTTATVLAQSIVREGMKYVVAGHNPMDLKRGIDKAVTAALEELKKISKPCTTTKEIAQVGSISANSDVSIGQRIAEAMEKVGKEGVITVEDGKSLEDELEVVEGMQFDRGYLSPYFINQPEKQVAVLESPYILLFDKKISNIRDLLPVLEQVAKSGRPLMIVAEDVEGEALATLVVNNIRGIIKTCAVKAPGFGDRRKAMLEDIAILTGGQVIAEEIGLTLEKTTLEHLGQAKRVEIGKENTIIIDGAGDAKAIEARVKNIRVQIDEATSDYDREKLQERVAKLAGGVAVIRVGAATEVEMKEKKARVDDALHATRAAVEEGIVPGGGVALIRAKQGIMGLKGDNPDQDAGISIVLRAMEEPLRIIVSNAGDEASVVVNAVMASKGNNGYNAATSEYGDLVAQGVIDPTKVTKTALVNAASVAALLLTTDCAICESAKEDSAGGMPDMSGMGGGMGGMGGMM, encoded by the coding sequence ATGGCAGCAAAAGACGTTGTATTTGGCGATAACGCCCGTACCAAGATGGTGGAGGGTGTCAACATCCTCGCCAACGCAGTAAAAGTTACCCTCGGACCAAAAGGCCGTAATGTCGTTATGGAGCGTTCGTTCGGCGGACCTACCATCACCAAAGACGGTGTGAGCGTAGCAAAAGAAATCGAACTCAAAGACAAGCTCCAAAACATGGGCGCGCAGATGGTGAAGGAAGTTGCTTCCAAAACCGCTGATATCGCTGGTGATGGCACAACCACTGCAACCGTACTCGCACAATCCATCGTGCGCGAAGGTATGAAGTATGTTGTTGCTGGCCACAATCCAATGGATTTGAAGCGCGGTATTGATAAGGCAGTAACGGCAGCCTTAGAAGAGCTCAAAAAAATCAGCAAGCCATGCACCACTACCAAAGAAATCGCCCAAGTTGGTTCGATCTCTGCAAACAGCGATGTGAGCATTGGTCAGCGCATTGCTGAGGCGATGGAAAAAGTGGGTAAAGAAGGCGTGATTACCGTTGAAGATGGCAAGTCACTCGAAGACGAACTCGAAGTAGTTGAAGGTATGCAGTTTGATCGCGGTTACCTCTCGCCTTACTTCATCAATCAGCCAGAGAAGCAAGTTGCTGTATTGGAAAGCCCATACATCCTCTTGTTTGATAAGAAGATCAGCAACATTCGTGATCTCTTGCCAGTACTTGAGCAAGTTGCCAAATCGGGTCGTCCATTGATGATCGTAGCGGAAGACGTCGAAGGCGAAGCCTTGGCTACTTTGGTTGTGAACAACATCCGCGGCATTATTAAGACCTGTGCTGTGAAGGCCCCTGGTTTCGGTGATCGCCGTAAAGCCATGCTCGAAGACATCGCCATTTTGACTGGCGGTCAAGTGATTGCCGAAGAAATTGGCTTAACCCTTGAGAAAACAACCCTCGAGCATTTGGGTCAAGCCAAGCGCGTTGAGATTGGTAAAGAAAACACCATCATCATCGACGGTGCTGGCGATGCCAAAGCCATTGAAGCCCGCGTGAAGAACATTCGCGTTCAAATCGACGAGGCAACCAGCGACTACGATCGTGAAAAATTGCAAGAGCGCGTTGCCAAGTTGGCAGGCGGTGTTGCGGTGATTCGTGTTGGCGCTGCGACTGAAGTCGAAATGAAGGAGAAAAAAGCACGTGTTGATGACGCTCTGCACGCAACTCGTGCAGCAGTGGAAGAAGGCATTGTTCCTGGCGGCGGCGTAGCACTCATTCGTGCTAAGCAAGGCATCATGGGCCTCAAAGGCGATAACCCAGATCAAGATGCTGGTATCAGCATTGTTCTGCGTGCCATGGAAGAGCCATTGCGTATCATCGTTTCCAACGCAGGCGACGAAGCCAGTGTGGTTGTGAATGCGGTAATGGCTAGCAAGGGCAATAACGGCTATAACGCAGCCACTAGCGAGTACGGCGATTTGGTAGCTCAGGGTGTTATCGATCCTACCAAGGTAACTAAAACTGCATTAGTGAATGCAGCTTCGGTTGCAGCATTGCTCCTCACAACCGACTGCGCAATCTGCGAGTCTGCAAAAGAAGACAGCGCAGGCGGCATGCCCGATATGAGTGGTATGGGCGGCGGCATGGGTGGTATGGGCGGTATGATGTAA